One genomic region from Nitrospira sp. CR1.1 encodes:
- the glgC gene encoding glucose-1-phosphate adenylyltransferase has protein sequence MPKHGRIKQPRVLAMILAGGKGTRLMPLTGARSKPAVPFGGAYRIIDFVLSNFYNSGILGMHVMVQYRSQSLIEHLRKAWRIGDGDRQFVTVVPPQMNSGAGWYEGTADAVFQNINLIRDFAPDIVAVFGADHIYRMDIRQMLQFHLERDADVSVATLPVPVAAAQGFGIVEIDHNSRVVGFDEKPPIPKPMPGDPTCALSSMGNYLFNADVLVQALEEDAKSGGSHDFGRDILPRRLKTDQVMAYNFHDNEIPGVAAYEEPGYWRDVGTIQAYWQANMDLLGDTPSCELRNREWPIRTEPSYGPPASLVNCYVDHALIGEGSRAIEGDIRRSIIGRHVRIDPGAYIEDSIIFDHTHIGAGARLQRVVVDRHNSIPAHADLGPRDEEIDSPSHWAESGVLVIPKPSAGTEEHKRRLPSY, from the coding sequence ATGCCGAAGCACGGACGAATCAAACAGCCCCGCGTTCTAGCCATGATTCTGGCGGGCGGGAAGGGGACGCGCCTTATGCCGCTGACGGGAGCGCGCAGTAAGCCGGCTGTCCCGTTCGGCGGAGCCTATCGCATCATTGATTTCGTCCTGAGCAATTTCTACAACTCCGGCATTCTGGGCATGCATGTAATGGTACAATATCGATCGCAGTCGTTGATCGAGCATCTCCGGAAGGCCTGGCGCATCGGTGATGGGGACCGGCAGTTCGTGACCGTCGTCCCTCCTCAAATGAATTCCGGCGCGGGATGGTATGAAGGCACCGCTGACGCGGTGTTTCAGAACATCAACCTCATCCGTGATTTTGCTCCCGATATCGTCGCGGTGTTCGGCGCGGACCATATCTACCGAATGGATATTCGGCAGATGCTACAGTTTCACCTTGAGAGAGATGCTGATGTCTCGGTTGCGACGTTACCAGTTCCTGTGGCCGCCGCGCAGGGATTCGGGATCGTGGAGATCGATCACAACAGTCGGGTCGTGGGATTCGACGAAAAACCGCCGATCCCTAAACCTATGCCGGGCGATCCGACGTGTGCGCTCTCCTCAATGGGAAATTACTTGTTCAATGCCGATGTGCTGGTCCAGGCCTTGGAAGAAGACGCGAAAAGCGGAGGGTCGCATGACTTCGGCCGCGATATTCTCCCGCGCCGGCTCAAGACAGACCAGGTAATGGCCTACAATTTCCACGATAATGAAATCCCCGGAGTGGCCGCTTACGAAGAGCCGGGATATTGGCGTGACGTCGGTACCATCCAGGCCTATTGGCAGGCGAATATGGATTTACTTGGGGATACTCCATCCTGTGAGCTGCGCAACCGGGAATGGCCGATCAGAACGGAACCGTCTTATGGACCCCCGGCAAGTCTGGTGAATTGTTATGTGGATCATGCACTGATCGGCGAAGGCAGTCGCGCAATCGAAGGCGACATCAGACGGTCGATCATTGGCCGCCATGTGCGAATTGACCCCGGCGCCTATATCGAAGACTCCATTATCTTCGACCATACCCACATCGGCGCGGGCGCAAGGCTGCAGCGTGTCGTCGTCGACCGTCACAACTCCATTCCGGCTCATGCCGATCTGGGGCCTCGTGACGAGGAGATCGATTCGCCATCACATTGGGCCGAGTCGGGAGTGTTGGTGATTCCGAAACCCTCGGCGGGAACGGAGGAGCATAAGCGTCGCCTGCCGTCATATTGA
- a CDS encoding DUF2294 family protein, which produces MGQARSTADLEYAVMLAILNFHTEFMKSNYSHVQVQLADDVINATITRNGAVPAEARLAQSEEGRALLRQFHEAMFISCQDVLMERIESVVERRVRTMVTSLDPVSGRSSITIRL; this is translated from the coding sequence ATGGGGCAGGCCAGGAGCACCGCCGATCTTGAGTACGCCGTCATGCTGGCGATTCTAAACTTCCATACGGAGTTCATGAAGTCGAACTACTCGCACGTTCAGGTTCAACTCGCCGACGATGTGATCAATGCGACCATCACGAGAAATGGCGCCGTTCCCGCCGAAGCGCGATTGGCTCAGTCCGAAGAGGGGCGGGCCCTGCTGAGGCAGTTCCATGAGGCCATGTTTATCTCTTGCCAGGATGTGCTCATGGAGCGAATCGAGAGCGTGGTCGAGCGAAGGGTTCGGACAATGGTCACCAGCCTTGACCCGGTCTCCGGACGAAGCAGCATCACGATTCGATTGTAA